From a single Phragmites australis chromosome 7, lpPhrAust1.1, whole genome shotgun sequence genomic region:
- the LOC133923792 gene encoding uncharacterized protein LOC133923792 isoform X1: protein MAAGLRGNFSSPNGPRNSMRRGRVDPINRMTETPVNPFGLQASPPKPIASDHLPSLLQKKNHRRSPMAPRIGKEYDFPKSKCNAAKLKQMYENRLLSRCLSFGYRLGGDVPAPRQGEIMIFASLFLAGLVPPFFEFFTTVVSFYDICHLHLNPNSIIMLSVFAQMCENFIGIEPCLDLFWFFYTVRLQTGSATGSCGFRLRDGVMSSYLEMNLKLSWLGWRDEWFYLMTDDSLDNFCVLDASACLVESWGSSPTLTAELLSLAGGVKALVEGGLSGSDVVRDFIKRRLCPLAESTFSIPVHWE from the coding sequence ATGGCCGCTGGACTTCGAGGGAATTTCAGTTCCCCAAACGGCCCCCGGAATTCGATGCGGCGGGGCCGAGTCGACCCTATAAATCGAATGACAGAAACCCCTGTAAACCCCTTTGGACTCCAAGCCTCTCCGCCAAAGCCCATCGCCTCCGATCACCTCCCGTctctcttgcaaaaaaaaaaccatcgcCGTTCTCCGATGGCGCCGCGCATCGGAAAGGAGTatgacttccccaagtccaagtgcaacGCCGCGAAGTTGAAGCAGATGTACGAGAATCGCCTGCTTTCGCGATGCTTGTCTTTCGGATATCGCCTTGGAGGGGACGTCCCAGCTCCCCGCCAGGGAGAGATCATGATCTTCGCCTCGCTCTTCCTGGCGGGTCTTGTCCCCCCCTTCttcgagttcttcaccacggtcGTCTCATTTTACGACATCTGCCATCTtcatctcaaccccaactccatcatcatgctgagcgtTTTCGCTCAAATGTGTGAAAACTTCATTGGGATCGAGCCATGCCTTGATCTCTTTTGGTTTTTTTACACGGTCAGGTTGCAGACCGGGTCAGCCACTGGGAGCTGCGGCTTTCGTCTTCGTGATGGCGTTATGAGCTCCTATCTGGAGATGAATCTCAAATTGTCGTGGTTGGGCTGGCGGGAcgagtggttctacctcatgACCGACGACTCCTTGGACAACTTTTGTGTGCTGGATGCGTCGGCGTGCCTTGTGGAGAGCTGGGGAAGCTCTCCCACGCTGACCGCAGAACTATTGTCCCTCGCCGGTGGGGTTAAGGCGCTCGTGGAAGGCGGCCTATCAGGGTCGGATGTCGTCCGCGACTTTATCAAGCGCCGGCTGTGCCCCTTGGCGGAGAGCACATTCAGCATACCTGTACACTGGGAGTGA
- the LOC133923792 gene encoding uncharacterized protein LOC133923792 isoform X2 has product MLMLRVAQGGSEDARSGAAERTRLEGARDGAHHGEDARCDSSKQMDRSWINGRQFSKAHIDGVSDFMKFVRERFGENEEILCSYRKYLNWIHRPQGHVEDHLYIYGMASTCNRWIHHGELFDAGVHENAHHHDEYISGQEDVGFNEDEDTDDRIPDMIEEMYTAEGHSGGQTMFASVIEELKHELYPGCAGFTSFHLL; this is encoded by the exons ATGCTGATGCTGCGCGTGGCCCAGGGCGGTAGCGAGGACGCGCGCAGCGGAGCGGCTGAGCGCACCCGGTTGGAGGGGGCACGCGACGGCGCTCACCACGGTGAGGACGCGCGCTGCGATTCGTCAAAACAG ATGGATAGAAGTTGGATAAATGGTAGACAATTTAGCAAGGCACATATTGATGGGGTTAGCGATTTCATGAAGTTTGTTAGGGAAAGATTTGGTGAGAATGAAGAAATACTTTGTTCATATCGTAAATATCTGAATTGGATTCATCGACCTCAAGGACATGTAGAGGATCACTTATATATTTATGGGATGGCAAGCACATGTAATAGGTGGATCCATCATGGAGAACTATTTGATGCTGGAGTTCATGAAAATGCACACCATCATGATGAATATATTAGTGGTCAAGAGGATGTTGGTTTCAATGAGGATGAAGACACTGATGATAGAATTCCTGATATGATAGAGGAGATGTACACAGCTGAAGGCCATAGTGGCGGGCAAACAATGTTTGCAAGTGTAATAGAAGAGTTAAAGCATGAACTTTACCCTGGATGTGCTGGTTTTACTAGTTTTCATTTGTTGTGA